One segment of Cohaesibacter intestini DNA contains the following:
- a CDS encoding CDP-alcohol phosphatidyltransferase family protein, whose translation MFDARLRRFIDPPMNETGRWIARNGITANQITSLGLLLGVLAGVAIVMEAYWLGLSVLLVSRVMDGLDGAVARASRKTDLGGYLDIVFDFIFYGLIPLSFAFARPEDNALPAAVLLMAFYANGASFLAYAIMAEKRQISTESHGSKSLYFTGGLAEAGETFAVFAAFCIFPDHFALIAYVFAGVTAITTISRIVLATRVFSHDDLSDEDTSRT comes from the coding sequence ATGTTTGACGCCCGCCTGCGCCGCTTCATCGATCCACCGATGAATGAAACCGGACGATGGATTGCCCGAAACGGCATCACGGCCAACCAGATCACCAGTCTTGGTTTGCTGCTGGGGGTCCTGGCGGGAGTTGCGATTGTCATGGAGGCCTACTGGCTGGGTTTGTCGGTGTTGCTGGTCAGTCGGGTTATGGATGGTCTTGACGGTGCGGTGGCCCGCGCCAGCCGCAAAACCGATCTGGGCGGCTATCTCGACATTGTCTTCGACTTTATATTCTACGGCCTCATCCCGCTGTCCTTTGCCTTCGCGCGTCCGGAAGACAATGCCCTGCCGGCGGCCGTTTTGCTAATGGCTTTCTATGCCAACGGGGCAAGTTTTCTGGCCTATGCGATCATGGCCGAGAAGCGCCAGATCAGCACCGAAAGCCATGGATCCAAGTCGCTCTACTTCACAGGTGGATTGGCAGAGGCCGGTGAAACATTCGCTGTTTTCGCCGCCTTTTGTATTTTCCCCGACCATTTCGCTCTGATCGCCTATGTCTTTGCTGGCGTTACTGCTATCACCACCATTTCGCGGATCGTGCTGGCGACCAGAGTGTTCAGCCATGATGATCTGTCAGACGAGGATACGTCCCGGACATGA
- a CDS encoding winged helix-turn-helix domain-containing protein — protein sequence MQEKYLHLYVNDRQLCELLGVGNDKGRAIIKALLPHGFPEKDPIFKMYYFPAVKAFLDLRNGIIEQQPMSALDGEESWNE from the coding sequence ATGCAGGAAAAATACTTACATCTTTACGTAAACGACCGCCAACTTTGTGAACTGCTGGGCGTCGGAAACGACAAAGGGCGAGCGATTATTAAGGCTCTGCTTCCACACGGTTTTCCCGAAAAAGATCCGATTTTTAAAATGTATTACTTCCCTGCCGTGAAGGCTTTCTTGGACCTTCGCAACGGCATTATTGAGCAGCAACCAATGTCAGCATTAGACGGAGAGGAAAGCTGGAATGAGTGA
- the apaG gene encoding Co2+/Mg2+ efflux protein ApaG: MYTYKAITDSVQVMVETEYQPHRSSPQKGHHVWAYHIEISNLGQSDVQLRSRYWRIIDGQGRLQEVRGRGVVGEEPLIEAGDSYSYSSQCPLDSESGIMSGHFQMEAEDGSLFEVIIPSFSLDIPNRSITLN; encoded by the coding sequence GTGTATACCTATAAAGCGATAACAGATTCGGTGCAGGTGATGGTTGAAACGGAATATCAGCCCCACCGCTCTTCACCGCAAAAAGGCCACCATGTCTGGGCCTATCACATCGAAATCAGCAATCTGGGACAGAGCGATGTCCAGTTGCGGTCACGCTATTGGCGAATCATCGACGGGCAAGGCCGCCTTCAGGAAGTGCGCGGCCGTGGGGTCGTCGGCGAAGAACCGCTGATCGAGGCAGGCGATTCTTACTCCTACAGCTCTCAATGTCCGCTCGACAGCGAGTCCGGTATCATGTCGGGACATTTTCAGATGGAAGCAGAGGATGGTTCGCTGTTTGAGGTGATCATCCCGTCCTTTTCGCTTGATATCCCGAACCGAAGCATCACACTGAACTGA
- a CDS encoding VOC family protein: MEPRLSIVTLGVDDLQRAVAFYRDGLGWETGYKPEDGIAFFKTAGTVFALYPIDKMAEELPDPDFKPKAGACGIVLAHNCRERAEVDGVLTLAETAGGSIKKPAQDTFWGGYSGHFADPDGYLWEIAHGAFPIGDDGHLILP; the protein is encoded by the coding sequence ATGGAACCGAGACTTTCAATTGTCACGTTGGGCGTGGATGATCTTCAGCGCGCGGTCGCCTTTTATCGCGACGGGCTGGGCTGGGAAACGGGTTACAAGCCAGAGGACGGCATTGCCTTTTTCAAGACAGCCGGGACGGTTTTTGCGCTCTATCCGATCGACAAAATGGCAGAGGAACTGCCCGACCCTGATTTCAAACCCAAAGCGGGGGCCTGTGGCATCGTGTTGGCGCATAATTGCCGCGAGCGAGCTGAGGTGGATGGCGTGCTGACGCTGGCAGAGACAGCAGGCGGCAGCATCAAGAAACCGGCGCAGGATACCTTTTGGGGTGGTTATTCAGGTCATTTTGCCGATCCGGATGGCTACTTGTGGGAAATCGCTCATGGGGCTTTCCCGATTGGCGACGATGGGCATTTGATCCTGCCGTAA
- a CDS encoding 2'-deoxycytidine 5'-triphosphate deaminase yields the protein MSALSFPGTGILNDADIAALVEAGAIGFDRPRDADQIQPASLDLRLGSTAYRVRASFLPGPNRTVKERLDHLQLHQIDLSEGAVLETGCVYIVPLMESLKLPDFIAAAANPKSSTGRLDIFTRIIADRAQQFDKIPKGYQGPLYLEVSPRTFPIFARAGSRLTQIRFRQGRVVLSDEEHRALHATETLVASQTPFIADGIAVSIDLAGEGIVGYRAKRHAAVIDVDQRDALDMLDFWEPIPGRGRGELILDPDEFYILVSNEAVHVPPLYAAEMVPFDPLVGEFRVHYAGFFDPGFGHSKVGGSGSRAVLEVRSHEVPFIVEHGQIIGRLAYEKMRARPTALYGSGIGSNYQAQGLKLSKHFKVV from the coding sequence ATGAGCGCTCTTTCCTTTCCCGGCACCGGTATTTTGAATGATGCAGACATTGCCGCGCTGGTCGAGGCGGGGGCGATTGGTTTTGATAGGCCACGGGACGCTGACCAGATCCAGCCAGCCAGCCTTGATCTGCGCCTCGGTTCCACCGCCTACCGAGTGCGGGCCTCGTTCCTGCCCGGTCCCAACCGCACGGTGAAAGAGCGCCTTGATCACCTGCAGCTCCACCAGATCGATCTGAGTGAAGGGGCGGTCTTGGAGACCGGTTGCGTCTATATCGTGCCGCTGATGGAAAGCCTGAAACTGCCCGACTTCATTGCCGCCGCTGCCAATCCGAAAAGCTCGACCGGCAGGCTCGACATTTTCACCCGCATCATTGCTGACAGGGCGCAGCAGTTCGACAAGATCCCCAAAGGCTATCAAGGCCCGCTCTATCTGGAAGTCAGCCCACGCACCTTTCCCATTTTTGCCCGTGCAGGCTCGCGCCTGACACAAATCCGCTTCCGGCAGGGTCGGGTGGTGCTGAGCGACGAAGAGCATCGCGCGCTCCATGCCACTGAGACACTGGTTGCCAGCCAGACCCCTTTCATCGCCGATGGCATTGCGGTCTCGATTGATCTGGCTGGCGAGGGCATTGTCGGCTACCGTGCCAAGCGCCATGCCGCCGTCATCGATGTTGACCAGCGCGATGCGCTCGACATGCTTGATTTTTGGGAGCCGATCCCGGGGCGGGGCAGGGGAGAGCTGATCCTTGACCCCGATGAATTTTACATTCTGGTTTCCAACGAGGCGGTCCATGTGCCACCGCTCTATGCCGCCGAAATGGTGCCTTTTGATCCGCTGGTCGGCGAATTCCGCGTCCATTATGCGGGCTTCTTTGATCCCGGCTTTGGCCATTCCAAGGTCGGTGGCTCCGGCAGCCGGGCCGTGCTGGAAGTGCGCAGTCACGAAGTCCCCTTCATTGTCGAGCATGGCCAGATCATCGGCCGCCTCGCCTATGAGAAGATGCGCGCGCGCCCCACTGCGCTTTATGGCTCTGGCATCGGCTCGAACTATCAGGCACAGGGCCTCAAGCTCTCCAAGCATTTCAAGGTGGTCTGA
- a CDS encoding ion transporter, whose protein sequence is MLDRIKTILASRTFEMAITAVIILNAITLGLETWPAALDMFGPLFHFIDKSILVIFVIEITLRLIVHRLRFFTDPWSIFDFVVVAISLMPTTGALSVLRALRVLRVLRLISFVPSLRRVVGALLEALPGLGSISLLLGLLYYVFAVMATKLYGTEFPDWFGTIGESAYTLFQVMTLESWSMGIVRPVMEAHPLAWLFFVPFILMTSFTVLNLFIGIIVSAMQSEHEATAEADRAALHEETSTVMLEVRAMRGEIAELKQLLAEQRKG, encoded by the coding sequence ATGCTTGATCGAATCAAGACCATTTTGGCGTCCCGCACCTTTGAAATGGCCATCACGGCGGTGATCATTCTCAATGCCATCACGCTGGGGCTCGAAACATGGCCGGCCGCGCTTGACATGTTCGGTCCGTTGTTTCACTTCATCGACAAGTCGATCCTGGTGATTTTCGTCATTGAGATCACCTTGCGTCTGATTGTCCACCGGCTGCGTTTCTTCACTGACCCATGGTCGATTTTTGACTTTGTCGTGGTGGCGATTTCCCTGATGCCCACCACTGGCGCCCTGTCCGTGCTGCGTGCTCTGAGGGTCCTCAGGGTCTTGCGGCTGATCAGCTTTGTTCCCTCTTTGCGACGCGTCGTCGGCGCGTTGCTTGAGGCCTTGCCGGGGCTTGGCTCGATTTCGCTGCTGCTGGGTCTGCTCTATTATGTCTTTGCGGTGATGGCGACCAAGCTTTACGGCACGGAATTCCCTGACTGGTTCGGCACAATTGGCGAATCCGCCTATACCCTGTTTCAGGTCATGACGCTGGAAAGCTGGTCAATGGGGATCGTCCGTCCGGTCATGGAGGCTCATCCGTTGGCCTGGCTGTTCTTTGTGCCCTTCATTTTGATGACCTCTTTCACGGTGCTCAATCTGTTTATCGGTATCATTGTTTCGGCCATGCAGTCCGAACATGAAGCCACAGCCGAGGCCGACCGCGCCGCTCTGCATGAAGAAACATCGACCGTGATGCTGGAAGTCAGGGCGATGCGGGGTGAGATAGCCGAGTTGAAACAGTTGCTCGCCGAGCAACGCAAAGGCTGA
- a CDS encoding glutathione S-transferase, with protein MTRPLLYSFRRCPYAMRARMGLWASGITVELREIVLRAKPAHMLEISPKGTIPVLQLPDGTVIDESLDIMLWALDQHDPQGWLTPEAGKRAEMLDLIAEMDGGFKHHLDRYKYATRYEDVSEKTERDLALTALSPLIDRLMRHDQLFADRIALADIALFPFVRQFANTDRDWFDDAVPPRLLAWLQGHEQSALFSSIFRRWPVWQDGDPVTLFPGPD; from the coding sequence ATGACCCGCCCGCTGCTTTATTCCTTTCGCCGCTGCCCCTATGCCATGCGGGCACGGATGGGATTGTGGGCATCCGGCATCACCGTGGAGCTGCGCGAGATCGTGCTGAGGGCCAAACCGGCCCATATGCTGGAAATTTCACCAAAGGGCACCATTCCGGTGCTGCAATTGCCCGATGGCACCGTGATTGACGAAAGCCTCGACATCATGCTCTGGGCTCTTGATCAGCATGATCCACAGGGCTGGCTCACACCTGAAGCCGGCAAGCGGGCCGAGATGCTGGATTTGATTGCCGAGATGGATGGCGGTTTCAAGCACCATCTGGACCGCTACAAATATGCGACCCGCTATGAGGATGTGTCAGAAAAGACGGAACGGGACCTGGCCCTGACAGCGCTCAGTCCACTGATCGACCGTCTGATGCGGCATGATCAGTTGTTTGCAGACCGGATAGCGCTGGCCGATATTGCTTTGTTCCCCTTTGTACGGCAATTTGCCAATACCGATCGAGACTGGTTTGATGATGCCGTGCCGCCGCGTCTGCTTGCATGGCTTCAGGGCCATGAACAGTCAGCGCTGTTTTCGTCGATTTTCAGGAGATGGCCAGTCTGGCAGGACGGGGATCCGGTGACCCTGTTTCCGGGGCCTGATTGA
- a CDS encoding sulfurtransferase yields the protein MKHLMTLALAAFGLLTAPVAAATFGPLVSPQTLSTTDANPLIIDIRGKGKDGVSLFEQGHIQGAVNAPYGLFRGTKENPGKLVSPEHLQKVLREIGATKDRATVIAYQGANISDFGAAARVYWTLKSAGFKDLSILNGGLNNWTEASLPLAKGAASLTPSTIEVTFSSQWLATTDDVLKIVNGEEKARLVDARPEEFWKGEKKHPAAAKPGTLPQSEYFVHSSWFDSKPVIADAAKAKALAAEAGFKSGEQLVSFCNTGHWAATNWFALSELAELDDVKLYPDSLVGYSNAGHDMANTPGLFQTLIKQVTGS from the coding sequence ATGAAACATTTGATGACCCTCGCCCTGGCCGCCTTTGGCCTGTTGACCGCGCCGGTTGCCGCTGCAACCTTTGGCCCGCTGGTTTCCCCGCAGACCCTTTCGACAACCGATGCCAATCCGCTGATCATCGATATTCGTGGCAAAGGCAAAGACGGCGTCAGCCTGTTTGAGCAGGGCCATATCCAAGGGGCTGTGAATGCGCCTTACGGCCTGTTCCGTGGCACCAAGGAAAATCCCGGCAAACTGGTCTCCCCGGAGCATCTACAAAAGGTACTGCGTGAGATCGGCGCCACCAAGGACCGCGCCACAGTGATTGCCTATCAGGGTGCCAACATCTCCGACTTCGGTGCCGCTGCCCGTGTTTACTGGACGCTCAAGTCCGCCGGTTTCAAGGATCTGTCCATTCTCAATGGCGGCCTGAACAACTGGACGGAAGCCAGCCTTCCACTGGCCAAAGGGGCAGCAAGCCTGACCCCGAGCACCATTGAGGTCACCTTCTCCAGCCAGTGGCTGGCGACCACCGATGACGTTCTGAAAATCGTCAATGGCGAAGAAAAAGCCCGTCTGGTCGATGCCCGTCCGGAAGAATTCTGGAAAGGCGAGAAGAAGCACCCGGCAGCCGCCAAACCCGGCACTCTGCCGCAGTCGGAATATTTCGTCCATTCCAGCTGGTTCGACAGCAAGCCGGTCATCGCGGACGCTGCCAAAGCCAAGGCGCTGGCAGCCGAAGCTGGTTTCAAAAGCGGCGAACAGCTGGTCAGCTTCTGCAATACCGGCCACTGGGCTGCCACCAACTGGTTCGCCCTGTCTGAACTGGCGGAACTGGACGATGTGAAACTCTACCCAGATTCTCTCGTTGGCTATTCCAATGCCGGTCACGACATGGCCAACACCCCGGGTCTGTTCCAGACCCTCATCAAACAGGTAACGGGCAGCTAA
- a CDS encoding IMPACT family protein: MATLKTIETEFYAELEEKKSRFLAFLVPIDQFEARLEALRIEHRKASHHVTAFRRIHDDDHIEEGAKDDGEPAGTSGMPMLKVLIGRELIDCGVIVVRYFGGTKLGAGGLARAYSGAASRAIDAAQLVVWQRLMQYTVKGRFDQTADLERQISLLGLDVQDRHYTETGVDILVEGPEAQIEAMKDFLHELNLY, encoded by the coding sequence ATGGCCACACTGAAGACCATAGAAACCGAGTTCTATGCCGAACTGGAAGAGAAAAAGTCCCGTTTTCTTGCCTTTCTCGTACCCATCGACCAGTTCGAGGCTCGGCTCGAAGCCCTGCGTATCGAGCATCGCAAAGCCAGCCACCATGTCACAGCCTTCCGGCGCATACATGACGATGACCATATCGAGGAAGGGGCCAAGGATGATGGCGAGCCGGCAGGCACCTCCGGCATGCCGATGCTCAAGGTGCTGATTGGCCGCGAGTTGATCGATTGTGGGGTGATCGTGGTGCGGTATTTCGGAGGTACCAAGCTGGGCGCAGGCGGACTGGCCAGAGCCTATTCCGGCGCAGCCAGCCGGGCGATCGATGCCGCACAGCTTGTCGTTTGGCAGCGCCTGATGCAATATACGGTTAAGGGCCGCTTCGATCAGACCGCCGATCTGGAACGCCAGATCAGTCTCCTCGGGCTCGACGTACAAGACCGTCACTATACCGAAACCGGCGTCGATATTCTGGTCGAGGGGCCGGAAGCGCAAATCGAAGCCATGAAAGACTTTCTGCACGAGTTGAACCTCTATTGA
- a CDS encoding GNAT family N-acetyltransferase: MMELNVSEDFDFQSEEYSDLYTQSDCTAFQHPVWQTAMQQHVRKQIGLRNKTLQFRCKKSGQLVGILPLVARKKMGTNILEFANLGLVDYALPTLHTNFWQWVPNPSTLSVELDRVLGRYDMLRIKHMPSNDPNFLRLLPNACMERAKFSAHVAELGSDYDSWRTDVISKAERKSRDKKRRAMMRNGDWQMNRLTDPADITEAFNHLKLYHKERFADRPGKDMLQDGSSFRFYVDLACHSAESGFSRTYSFTYDGDIVAVQFGLHDGDRYLYLIMGVDYERMGKYSPGLLMTEDIIRDCIKDGIKTFDLTVGDEPYKAKFGTKPVAIYTLWHASSMLGTMGRTVADLMHKQKVGNNLLRWMSN; the protein is encoded by the coding sequence ATGATGGAATTGAACGTTTCCGAGGATTTTGATTTCCAATCCGAGGAATATTCAGATCTGTATACCCAATCTGATTGCACCGCCTTTCAGCATCCTGTCTGGCAAACCGCCATGCAACAGCATGTGCGCAAACAAATCGGCCTGCGCAACAAAACCCTGCAATTTCGCTGTAAGAAGAGCGGTCAGCTTGTCGGCATATTGCCTCTTGTCGCCCGCAAGAAAATGGGCACCAACATTCTTGAATTTGCCAATCTTGGATTGGTTGATTACGCCCTTCCCACTTTGCATACCAATTTCTGGCAATGGGTTCCGAACCCCTCCACCCTGAGTGTCGAGCTTGATCGGGTGCTGGGCCGCTATGACATGCTGCGTATCAAGCATATGCCGTCGAACGATCCGAACTTCCTGCGCTTGTTGCCCAACGCCTGTATGGAGCGAGCCAAATTCAGCGCCCATGTCGCGGAATTGGGCAGCGACTATGACAGCTGGCGGACGGACGTCATTTCCAAGGCTGAGCGCAAGAGCCGCGACAAGAAACGCCGCGCCATGATGCGCAATGGGGATTGGCAGATGAATCGCCTGACCGATCCCGCCGATATCACCGAGGCCTTCAACCATCTCAAGCTCTATCACAAGGAGCGTTTCGCGGATCGCCCTGGCAAGGACATGCTTCAGGATGGCAGCAGTTTCCGCTTCTATGTCGATCTTGCCTGCCATTCGGCCGAGTCAGGCTTCTCGCGTACCTATAGTTTCACCTATGACGGCGATATCGTTGCTGTCCAGTTTGGATTGCATGACGGCGACCGCTATCTCTATTTGATCATGGGCGTGGATTATGAGCGCATGGGCAAATACTCACCCGGCCTGTTGATGACCGAGGACATTATTCGCGATTGCATTAAGGACGGTATCAAGACCTTCGATCTGACGGTTGGCGATGAACCCTACAAGGCGAAATTCGGGACCAAACCCGTAGCGATCTATACCCTGTGGCACGCCTCTTCCATGCTTGGAACCATGGGCCGAACGGTCGCTGATCTGATGCACAAACAGAAGGTTGGCAACAACCTCCTGCGCTGGATGTCCAATTAA
- a CDS encoding peptidoglycan-binding domain-containing protein produces the protein MSILKRGLKGAPVKRLQEKLGIDADGDFGPGTEKAVRAFQEANGLAVDGIAGPDTFTAMGLHELVLLRVGSRGAAVKAMQEDLGTGADGIFGAGTRKAVMAFQEENGLDVDGMAGPATLAKMKSFASVVTDAVVEKAAVKADEEHFESEDLPELKGADVVKGSAEAAPDNSIWGKVKGWFG, from the coding sequence ATGTCCATTTTGAAACGGGGCCTGAAAGGCGCACCGGTCAAGCGGTTGCAGGAAAAACTCGGCATTGATGCCGACGGGGATTTTGGTCCGGGCACCGAGAAAGCGGTCCGGGCGTTTCAGGAAGCCAACGGCTTGGCCGTTGACGGCATTGCCGGGCCGGACACCTTCACCGCTATGGGGCTGCATGAGCTGGTTCTGTTGCGGGTCGGCTCACGCGGGGCTGCGGTCAAGGCCATGCAGGAAGATCTTGGCACCGGAGCGGACGGCATTTTTGGTGCTGGCACCCGCAAGGCGGTGATGGCATTCCAAGAAGAAAACGGCCTTGATGTTGACGGCATGGCTGGCCCGGCAACGCTCGCCAAAATGAAGAGCTTTGCCTCTGTGGTCACCGATGCGGTGGTTGAAAAAGCTGCTGTGAAAGCCGATGAAGAGCATTTTGAAAGCGAAGACCTGCCGGAATTGAAAGGCGCCGACGTGGTCAAGGGTTCGGCCGAGGCCGCACCGGACAACTCGATCTGGGGTAAGGTCAAGGGCTGGTTCGGGTGA
- a CDS encoding YeeE/YedE family protein, whose product MTDITASIEPPKKGARILSGAALGGVALFFILALMASAGVRYGLVLAIGIGFGLTLEGLRFGFAGPWRAMILRREPAGLIAQLLAIALVALVAFPLLAGDNPELIGAHGAVGYAMVGGAFVFGIAMQLVLGCGSGTLVNAGSGNPVSVVALPFFVIGAFAGSYHLLWWNGLGSLPLIVLEGTTGLGITLAGLALIGLLVWALAPREARKIPRRLIIAALLLAALALANFVVAGQPWGVVYGLGLWGAKVSTALGADLSASPFWANEVHHERLISSLLTDYTSLTNLGIILGALIIAVWRSGLGAQIPKLPLKAWIATIVAGFLLGYSSRLALGCNVGAFFSGISTGSLHGWVWFATAFAGSWVGIRLRKPFGLES is encoded by the coding sequence GTGACTGATATCACAGCAAGCATCGAGCCCCCGAAAAAGGGGGCTCGCATTCTTTCAGGTGCGGCCCTTGGCGGGGTGGCCCTGTTTTTCATTCTGGCTCTCATGGCCTCCGCGGGCGTCCGTTATGGCTTGGTTCTGGCCATCGGCATCGGCTTCGGTCTAACGCTCGAAGGCTTGCGCTTCGGCTTTGCCGGTCCATGGCGGGCGATGATCCTACGCCGCGAACCTGCTGGCCTGATTGCCCAATTGCTGGCCATTGCTCTGGTGGCACTGGTGGCCTTCCCGCTGCTGGCGGGGGACAATCCCGAATTGATCGGTGCCCACGGGGCTGTGGGCTATGCCATGGTTGGTGGAGCCTTTGTCTTTGGCATTGCCATGCAGTTGGTCTTGGGCTGTGGCTCTGGCACCTTGGTCAATGCGGGCAGTGGCAATCCGGTCAGCGTCGTCGCTTTGCCCTTCTTCGTCATCGGTGCCTTTGCTGGCTCTTACCATCTACTCTGGTGGAATGGTCTGGGCTCCCTGCCGTTGATCGTGCTTGAAGGCACCACCGGCCTTGGCATCACCCTTGCTGGCCTTGCCCTGATCGGCCTTCTGGTCTGGGCTTTGGCCCCTAGGGAAGCCCGCAAGATCCCGCGTCGTCTGATCATTGCCGCTCTGTTGTTGGCCGCTTTGGCTCTGGCCAACTTTGTCGTTGCCGGGCAGCCATGGGGCGTCGTCTATGGCCTTGGCCTTTGGGGGGCAAAAGTCTCCACCGCCTTGGGCGCGGACCTGTCTGCCTCGCCTTTCTGGGCCAACGAGGTGCATCACGAACGGCTGATCAGCAGCCTGCTGACCGACTATACCTCGCTGACCAATCTGGGCATTATTCTTGGAGCCTTGATCATTGCCGTCTGGCGTTCAGGTCTTGGGGCGCAAATCCCCAAACTGCCACTCAAGGCATGGATCGCCACCATTGTAGCGGGCTTCCTGCTGGGCTACTCCTCGCGCCTTGCGCTGGGCTGTAATGTCGGGGCCTTTTTCTCGGGCATTTCCACCGGCAGCTTGCATGGCTGGGTCTGGTTCGCCACCGCCTTTGCTGGTTCCTGGGTCGGCATCCGCCTGCGCAAACCCTTTGGATTGGAGAGCTGA
- a CDS encoding O-succinylhomoserine sulfhydrylase, translating into MSETKKPSTLRPATEMVHGGVMRSQWGETSEALFMTQGYVYDSAESQEARFKGEEPGYVYSRYANPTISMFEERMALLEGAEAARGTASGMAAVTAAMLSCVKAGDHVVAASALFGSCLYIVSELLPRFGVECTLVDGTNLDAWKAAMQPNTRACFLESPTNPVLSVIDIAGVAAIAHEAGARLVVDNVFATALWQSPLALGADVVIYSATKHIDGQGRCLGGVVLSSEQFIEEELKDIHRHTGPSLSPFNAWVMLKGLETFPLRVKEQTRSAGLLADRLAGHKAIERIYYPGRDDHPQAELCKRQMRGGSTMVAIDVAGGKGKAFALENALKVIKISNNLGDAKSLITHPATTTHQRLDDDQLAAAGIGQGTLRLSVGLEDVEDLWDDFEQALARL; encoded by the coding sequence ATGTCAGAGACCAAAAAGCCTTCCACCCTTCGTCCGGCCACCGAGATGGTCCATGGCGGCGTGATGCGGTCCCAGTGGGGAGAGACATCCGAGGCTCTGTTCATGACGCAGGGCTATGTCTATGACAGCGCCGAAAGCCAGGAAGCCCGCTTTAAGGGCGAAGAACCCGGCTATGTCTATTCGCGTTATGCCAACCCGACCATTTCGATGTTTGAAGAGCGGATGGCTTTGCTCGAAGGGGCAGAAGCGGCGCGTGGGACGGCCTCGGGTATGGCGGCTGTGACGGCAGCGATGCTGTCTTGCGTCAAGGCGGGCGACCATGTGGTTGCGGCCAGCGCCCTGTTTGGCTCTTGCCTTTATATTGTCAGCGAGCTGCTGCCGCGCTTTGGTGTGGAATGCACTTTGGTCGATGGCACCAATCTTGATGCATGGAAAGCGGCGATGCAGCCAAACACCCGCGCCTGCTTCCTTGAAAGCCCGACCAACCCGGTTCTCTCGGTGATTGATATTGCTGGCGTTGCGGCCATTGCTCATGAAGCTGGCGCGCGGCTGGTGGTGGACAATGTGTTCGCCACCGCCCTGTGGCAGAGCCCGCTGGCGCTCGGCGCCGACGTGGTGATCTATTCGGCCACCAAGCATATTGATGGTCAGGGGCGTTGTCTCGGCGGTGTGGTGCTGTCCAGCGAGCAATTCATTGAAGAAGAACTCAAAGACATTCATCGGCATACCGGCCCATCCCTGTCGCCTTTCAATGCGTGGGTGATGCTCAAGGGTCTGGAAACCTTCCCGCTGCGCGTCAAGGAACAGACCCGCAGCGCCGGATTGCTGGCCGATCGGCTGGCCGGTCACAAGGCGATCGAGCGGATCTATTATCCGGGCCGTGACGACCATCCGCAGGCGGAACTCTGCAAGCGGCAGATGCGCGGTGGCTCAACCATGGTGGCGATTGATGTGGCTGGCGGCAAGGGCAAGGCCTTTGCGCTGGAAAATGCCCTCAAAGTGATCAAGATTTCCAACAATCTGGGCGATGCCAAAAGCCTGATCACACACCCGGCCACCACCACCCACCAGCGTTTGGATGATGATCAGTTGGCCGCCGCTGGTATTGGCCAAGGCACGTTGCGCCTGTCGGTCGGTCTGGAGGATGTCGAAGATCTGTGGGACGATTTCGAGCAGGCTCTGGCGCGTCTTTGA
- a CDS encoding acyl-CoA thioesterase: MFPDPKIPFELDITIQPSDIDELGHVNNTVYLRWVQDAAVTHWGHVARPHEFNSLFWVVMKHEIEYKRQTFLEDDVYARTWIGGRQNRHFERFTHILRRNDGKLLAKARTLWVPISAETRKAVPLTDEQKARYSVAPDQLHTLETY, translated from the coding sequence ATGTTTCCCGACCCGAAAATCCCGTTTGAACTCGACATCACCATTCAGCCCTCTGATATCGATGAGCTGGGCCATGTCAACAATACGGTCTATTTGCGTTGGGTGCAGGATGCGGCGGTGACCCACTGGGGTCATGTGGCGCGTCCGCATGAATTTAACAGCCTGTTCTGGGTCGTGATGAAGCACGAGATCGAATATAAAAGACAGACCTTCCTTGAAGATGATGTCTATGCCCGCACATGGATTGGCGGGCGGCAAAATCGGCATTTCGAGCGCTTCACCCATATTCTGCGCCGCAATGATGGTAAATTGCTGGCCAAGGCACGCACCTTGTGGGTGCCGATCAGCGCCGAAACGCGCAAGGCGGTGCCGCTGACCGACGAGCAGAAGGCCCGCTATTCGGTCGCACCGGATCAGCTTCACACGCTGGAAACCTATTGA